Proteins found in one Ammospiza nelsoni isolate bAmmNel1 chromosome 15, bAmmNel1.pri, whole genome shotgun sequence genomic segment:
- the YIPF6 gene encoding protein YIPF6, translating to MAAAEGSGAGGPLFPGLADVSISQDIPVEGEITVPVGSHSPDEDYSTLDEPVKDTIMRDLKAVGKKFVHVMYPRKSSALLRDWDLWGPLVLCVSLALMLQGGSADSKDDGGPQFAEVFVIIWFGAVVITLNSKLLGGTISFFQSLCVLGYCVMPLTVAMLVCRLVLLAGAGTVSFIIRLIVVGAMFAWSTLASTAFLADSQPPNRKALVVYPIFLFYFVISWMILTFTPQ from the exons atggcggcggcggaggggagcggggccggggggcccCTG TTCCCAGGTCTGGCAGATGTGTCCATATCCCAGGACATTCCAGTGGAAGGGGAGATCACTGTCCCTGTGGGATCTCACTCTCCTGATGAGGATTACTCCACGCTGGATGAGCCAGTCAAGGACACAATT aTGAGGGACCTGAAGGCTGTTGGGAAGAAGTTTGTCCATGTCATGTATCCCCGGAAGAGCAGTGCCCTCCTCAGGGACT gggaTCTGTGGGGCCCATTGGTGCTGTGTGTCTCCCTGGCTCT GATGCTGCAGGGTGGCTCTGCAGACAGCAAGGATGATGGAGGGCCCCAGTTTGCCGAGGTCTTTGTCATCATCTGGTTCGGGGCCGTCGTCATCACGCTCAACTCGAAGCTCCTGGGAGGCACCAT ctccttcTTCCAgagcctgtgtgtgctggggtaCTGTGTGATGCCTCTGACCGTGGCCATGCTGGTGtgcaggctggtgctgctggcggGCGCGGGCACCGTCAGCTTCATCATCCGCCTCATCGTGGTGGGGGCCATGTTCGCCTGGTCCACCCTGG CATCCACGGCGTTCCTGGCAGACAGCCAGCCCCCCAACCGCAAGGCCCTGGTCGTGTACCCCATCTTCCTCTTCTACTTCGTCATCAGCTGGATGATCCTGACCTTCACCCCGCAGTGA